Proteins from one Streptomyces genisteinicus genomic window:
- a CDS encoding D-arabinono-1,4-lactone oxidase codes for MSRTASRPGRPGTARSTWRNWAGTVSVTPVREARPASVAELAEEVRRAAEDGLRVKTVGTGHSFTAVAATDGVLIRPDLLTGIRSVDRSAMTVTVESGTPLKRLNEALAREGLSLTNMGDIMEQTVAGATSTGTHGTGRESASIAAQIRGLELVTAGGEVLTCSEKENPEVFAAARIGLGALGVVSAITFAVEPVFLLTAREEPMPFDRVLSEFDALHAENEHFEFYWFPHTANCNTKRNNRSAGPAAPPGRVTGWIEDELLSNGAFHAACSLGRAVPAAIPAIARVSSRALSARTYTDIPYKVFTSPRRVRFVEMEYAVPREAAVAALRELRAMVERSPLRISFPVEVRTAPADDIALSTASGRETAYIAVHMYRGTPYRAYFSAVERIMTAHGGRPHWGKIHTRDAGYLAEAYPRFGEFAALRDRLDPDRLFQNAYLRRVLGD; via the coding sequence GTGAGCAGGACCGCGAGCAGGCCGGGAAGGCCGGGGACCGCACGGAGCACGTGGCGTAACTGGGCGGGGACGGTCTCCGTCACCCCGGTCAGGGAGGCACGTCCGGCGTCCGTCGCCGAGCTGGCCGAGGAGGTGCGCCGGGCCGCCGAGGACGGTCTGCGGGTCAAGACCGTCGGGACGGGGCACTCGTTCACGGCGGTGGCCGCCACGGACGGGGTGCTGATACGCCCCGACCTGCTCACCGGCATCCGGTCCGTGGACCGGTCGGCGATGACGGTCACCGTGGAGTCCGGCACTCCGCTGAAGCGGCTGAACGAGGCTCTCGCCCGCGAGGGCCTGTCGCTCACCAACATGGGCGACATCATGGAGCAGACCGTCGCCGGCGCGACCTCCACGGGGACCCACGGCACGGGCCGGGAATCGGCCTCGATCGCCGCGCAGATCAGGGGTCTGGAACTGGTCACGGCCGGCGGGGAGGTGCTGACCTGCTCCGAGAAGGAGAACCCGGAGGTCTTCGCGGCCGCCCGGATCGGCCTGGGGGCGCTGGGCGTGGTCTCCGCGATCACGTTCGCGGTGGAGCCGGTGTTCCTGCTGACGGCCCGCGAGGAGCCGATGCCGTTCGACCGGGTCCTCTCCGAGTTCGACGCGCTGCACGCGGAGAACGAGCACTTCGAGTTCTACTGGTTCCCGCACACCGCCAACTGCAACACCAAGCGCAACAACCGCAGCGCGGGGCCCGCCGCGCCTCCCGGCCGGGTCACGGGCTGGATCGAGGACGAGCTGCTCTCCAACGGGGCCTTCCACGCCGCCTGTTCGCTGGGCCGGGCGGTGCCCGCCGCGATCCCCGCGATCGCCCGTGTCTCCAGCCGGGCCCTGTCCGCGCGGACGTACACGGACATCCCCTACAAGGTCTTCACATCTCCGCGCCGCGTGCGGTTCGTGGAGATGGAGTACGCCGTCCCGCGCGAGGCGGCGGTCGCGGCCCTGCGCGAACTGCGGGCGATGGTGGAGCGTTCGCCGCTGCGGATCAGCTTCCCCGTGGAGGTGCGCACCGCGCCCGCGGACGACATCGCCCTGTCCACGGCCTCGGGCCGGGAGACCGCGTACATCGCGGTGCACATGTACCGGGGCACGCCCTACCGGGCGTACTTCTCGGCGGTGGAGCGGATCATGACCGCGCACGGCGGCCGCCCCCACTGGGGCAAGATCCACACCAGGGACGCCGGTTACCTGGCGGAGGCGTACCCGCGGTTCGGCGAGTTCGCCGCGCTGCGCGACCGCCTCGACCCGGACCGGCTCTTCCAGAACGCCTACCTCCGCAGGGTGCTGGGCGACTGA
- a CDS encoding MFS transporter translates to MPSPYRAIFSAPGTVGFSAAGLLGRMPLSMMGIGIMTMVSEITGRYGLAGTLTATLALSAAVLGPQISRLVDRHGQRRVLRPATLIALFAVTGLLICAQQGAPDWTLFVFTAMGGCVPSVGAMTRARWAAIYQGRPRELHTAYSFESIVDEVCFIFGPIISIGLSTMWFPEAGPLLAAGFLAVGVWWLTAQRSTEPRPHPAGHHTGGSALRSPGLQVLVAAFVATGAIFGAVDVVTVAYAEEVGSKAAASWVLAVYALGSCLAGAVFGLLHLKGDPSRRWVLGVGAMAVSMIPLQLAGSLPFLAVALFVAGLAIAPTMVTTMALVEAHVPRSKLTEGMSWTSTGLAVGVALGSSAAGWVVDAHGAAAGSAVPGVSGVFAALVALLGYRRLRRPVPTREGQREQDREQAGKAGDRTEHVA, encoded by the coding sequence TTGCCCAGTCCTTACCGCGCGATCTTCTCGGCCCCCGGCACCGTGGGGTTCTCCGCAGCCGGTCTGCTCGGCCGCATGCCGCTGTCCATGATGGGCATCGGCATCATGACCATGGTCTCCGAGATCACCGGCCGCTACGGGCTCGCGGGGACGCTGACCGCGACGCTGGCCCTGTCGGCCGCCGTCCTCGGTCCGCAGATCTCCCGCCTGGTCGACCGGCACGGGCAGCGCCGGGTGCTGCGGCCGGCCACGCTGATCGCGCTGTTCGCCGTCACCGGCCTGCTGATCTGCGCGCAGCAGGGCGCCCCGGACTGGACCCTGTTCGTGTTCACGGCGATGGGCGGCTGCGTGCCGAGCGTCGGCGCGATGACCCGCGCCCGCTGGGCGGCGATCTACCAGGGGCGGCCGCGGGAACTGCACACGGCGTACTCGTTCGAGTCGATCGTGGACGAGGTCTGCTTCATCTTCGGCCCCATCATCTCCATCGGTCTGTCGACGATGTGGTTCCCCGAGGCGGGGCCGCTGCTCGCGGCCGGCTTCCTGGCGGTGGGCGTCTGGTGGCTGACCGCTCAGCGCTCCACCGAGCCGAGGCCGCACCCGGCCGGGCACCACACCGGGGGGTCGGCGCTGCGCTCCCCCGGTCTCCAGGTGCTGGTCGCCGCGTTCGTCGCGACGGGCGCGATCTTCGGCGCGGTGGACGTGGTGACGGTCGCCTACGCCGAGGAGGTCGGCAGCAAGGCCGCGGCGAGCTGGGTGCTCGCCGTCTACGCGCTGGGCTCCTGCCTCGCGGGGGCGGTCTTCGGCCTCCTGCACCTGAAGGGCGACCCCTCGCGCCGGTGGGTGCTGGGCGTGGGCGCCATGGCCGTGAGTATGATCCCCCTCCAACTGGCCGGGAGCCTGCCGTTCCTGGCCGTGGCGCTCTTTGTCGCGGGTCTCGCCATCGCACCGACGATGGTGACCACCATGGCCCTCGTCGAAGCGCACGTACCGCGCAGCAAGCTCACCGAGGGCATGTCCTGGACCAGTACCGGACTCGCGGTCGGTGTGGCTCTCGGGTCGTCGGCCGCCGGCTGGGTGGTCGACGCGCACGGAGCGGCGGCGGGGTCCGCGGTGCCCGGGGTCTCGGGAGTGTTCGCGGCCCTGGTGGCGCTCCTGGGCTACCGCCGGCTGCGCAGGCCGGTGCCGACGCGGGAGGGGCAGCGTGAGCAGGACCGCGAGCAGGCCGGGAAGGCCGGGGACCGCACGGAGCACGTGGCGTAA
- a CDS encoding ferrochelatase: protein MSDLRDPAPYDALLLLSFGGPEGPDDVVPFLENVTRDRGIPTERLKEVGQHYFLFGGVSPINDQNRALLDALRKDFADHALDLPVYWGNRNWAPYLTDTLREMTEAGHRRVAVLATSAYASYSGCRQYRENLADAIAALEAEGLRPPRVDKLRHYFNHPGFVRPMIEGVLASLAELPEEIRAGAHLAFTTHSVPTAAADTSGPEEEHGEGGAYVRQHLEVARLVAGAVRDETGIEHPWELVYQSRSGAPHIPWLEPDICDHLQTLHDTGAPAAVMVPIGFVSDHMEVLYDLDTEATAKAAELGLPVRRSATVGADPRFAAAVRDLLLERAASERGIDAERCALGTLGASHDLCPVGCCPARNRRPAAAGADSPYA from the coding sequence ATGTCCGATCTGCGTGATCCAGCGCCCTACGACGCTCTTCTGTTGCTCTCCTTCGGCGGCCCCGAGGGACCCGACGACGTCGTCCCGTTCCTCGAGAACGTGACCCGCGACCGGGGCATCCCCACCGAGCGCCTCAAGGAGGTGGGACAGCACTACTTCCTCTTCGGCGGCGTCAGCCCGATCAACGACCAGAACCGGGCGCTGCTGGACGCGCTGCGCAAGGACTTCGCGGACCACGCCCTCGACCTGCCGGTGTACTGGGGCAACCGCAACTGGGCCCCCTACCTGACGGACACCCTGCGCGAGATGACCGAGGCCGGGCACCGGCGCGTGGCGGTCCTCGCGACCAGCGCCTACGCCTCCTACTCCGGCTGCCGCCAGTACCGCGAGAACCTGGCCGACGCGATCGCCGCGCTCGAGGCGGAGGGCCTGCGCCCGCCGCGCGTGGACAAGCTGCGCCACTACTTCAACCACCCCGGCTTCGTCCGCCCGATGATCGAGGGCGTCCTCGCCTCGCTCGCGGAACTGCCCGAGGAGATCAGGGCCGGGGCGCACCTGGCGTTCACCACCCACTCCGTCCCCACCGCGGCCGCCGACACCTCCGGCCCCGAGGAGGAGCACGGGGAGGGCGGAGCCTACGTCCGCCAGCACCTGGAGGTCGCCCGTCTCGTGGCCGGCGCCGTCCGCGACGAGACGGGCATCGAGCACCCCTGGGAGCTCGTCTACCAGTCCCGCAGCGGAGCCCCCCACATCCCGTGGCTGGAACCCGACATCTGCGACCACCTCCAGACGCTCCACGACACCGGGGCGCCGGCCGCCGTCATGGTCCCCATCGGCTTCGTCTCGGACCACATGGAGGTCCTCTACGACCTCGACACCGAGGCCACCGCCAAGGCCGCCGAACTGGGGCTGCCCGTCCGCCGCTCCGCCACCGTCGGCGCCGACCCCCGCTTCGCCGCCGCCGTGCGCGACCTGCTCCTGGAGCGGGCCGCCTCCGAACGCGGCATCGACGCGGAACGCTGCGCCCTGGGCACCCTCGGCGCGAGCCACGACCTGTGCCCGGTCGGGTGCTGCCCGGCCAGGAACCGGCGGCCCGCGGCCGCCGGAGCCGACAGCCCCTACGCGTGA
- a CDS encoding inositol monophosphatase family protein, with translation MTDARTSELLTLALEAARRAGALLRDGRPDDLAVARTKSSPIDVVTEMDIAAEKLITGYLEDHRPDDGFLGEEGASREGTSGVRWVVDPLDGTVNYLYGLPTWAVSVAAEIDGETVVGVVEAPMRGETFHAVRGGGARLGDRPLRCRPAPPLDQALVSTGFNYVHSVRTHQADVAQRLIPRLRDIRRGGSAALDLSDVAAGRLDGYYERGLSPWDLAAGDLIAREAGALTGGRPGHAPSGELTIAAPPGVFEPLQDLLEEFGAWHD, from the coding sequence GTGACCGACGCGCGGACGTCCGAACTGCTCACCCTCGCCCTCGAGGCCGCCCGGCGGGCCGGCGCCCTGCTGCGGGACGGCAGGCCGGACGACCTGGCCGTGGCCCGTACCAAGTCCAGTCCCATCGACGTCGTCACCGAGATGGACATCGCCGCCGAGAAGCTGATCACCGGCTACCTGGAGGACCACCGGCCCGACGACGGCTTCCTGGGCGAGGAGGGCGCCTCCCGGGAGGGCACCAGCGGCGTGCGCTGGGTGGTCGACCCCCTCGACGGCACCGTCAACTACCTCTACGGGCTGCCGACCTGGGCGGTGTCCGTGGCGGCGGAGATCGACGGCGAGACGGTCGTCGGCGTCGTGGAGGCCCCGATGCGCGGTGAGACGTTCCACGCCGTGCGCGGCGGCGGCGCCCGCCTCGGCGACCGCCCGCTGCGCTGCCGGCCGGCCCCGCCGCTGGACCAGGCCCTGGTCTCCACCGGGTTCAACTACGTCCACAGCGTCCGCACCCACCAGGCCGACGTCGCGCAGCGGCTGATCCCCCGGCTGCGCGACATCCGCCGCGGCGGGTCCGCCGCGCTCGACCTGTCGGACGTGGCCGCCGGCCGGCTCGACGGCTACTACGAGCGGGGGCTGAGCCCCTGGGACCTGGCGGCGGGCGACCTGATCGCCCGCGAGGCCGGCGCGCTGACCGGCGGACGCCCCGGCCACGCCCCGTCGGGCGAGCTGACGATCGCGGCCCCGCCCGGTGTCTTCGAGCCGCTCCAGGACCTGTTGGAGGAGTTCGGGGCCTGGCACGACTGA
- a CDS encoding response regulator transcription factor: MRVLVVEDEQLLADAVATGLRREAMAVDVVYDGAAALERIGVNDYDVVVLDRDLPLVHGDDVCRRVVELGMPTRVLMLTASGDVSDRVEGLELGADDYLPKPFAFTELTARVRALGRRTTVPLPPVLERAGIKLDPNRREVFRDGREIQLAPKEFAVLEVLMRSEGAVVSAEQLLEKAWDENTDPFTNVVRVTVMTLRRKLGEPPVIVTVPGSGYRI, translated from the coding sequence GTGCGCGTACTCGTCGTCGAGGACGAGCAGCTGCTCGCGGATGCGGTGGCCACCGGGCTGCGCCGGGAGGCCATGGCCGTCGACGTCGTGTACGACGGTGCCGCGGCCCTGGAGCGCATCGGCGTCAACGACTACGACGTGGTGGTGCTCGACCGCGACCTCCCGCTGGTGCACGGTGACGACGTGTGCCGCCGGGTCGTCGAGCTCGGCATGCCGACCCGGGTGCTGATGCTCACCGCGTCCGGCGACGTCAGCGACCGTGTGGAGGGTCTGGAGCTCGGTGCGGACGACTACCTCCCCAAGCCCTTCGCGTTCACCGAGCTGACCGCGCGGGTGCGGGCGCTCGGGCGGCGCACCACCGTGCCGCTGCCGCCCGTCCTGGAGCGTGCCGGGATCAAGCTCGACCCGAACCGCCGCGAGGTGTTCCGCGACGGCAGGGAGATCCAGCTCGCCCCCAAGGAGTTCGCCGTCCTGGAGGTCCTGATGCGCAGCGAGGGGGCCGTCGTCTCGGCCGAGCAGCTGCTGGAGAAGGCTTGGGACGAGAACACCGACCCCTTCACCAACGTCGTGCGGGTGACCGTCATGACCTTGCGCCGCAAGCTCGGCGAGCCGCCGGTGATCGTCACGGTGCCCGGCTCGGGCTACCGGATCTGA